One window from the genome of Lysobacter helvus encodes:
- a CDS encoding alpha/beta hydrolase has translation MLVRHAKLCSALVSSLVAVVTVLAADDAISAESFSPALRSDFRVTTRDGIGIHVREVHIGNPSRREPLILVHGARVPGIASFDLKVPGGSLAEELARRTGRVVYVMDARGYGGSDRPAAMSRPPKESLPLSRAYEVVRDIDAVVAAARERQGTDTVALFGWASGGMWAGYYASLHPEQGGAPDHVQCDLRWDDRTRNA, from the coding sequence ATGCTGGTCCGCCACGCGAAATTGTGCTCTGCCCTAGTGTCGTCGTTGGTCGCGGTAGTCACGGTACTCGCCGCGGACGACGCCATCAGCGCAGAATCTTTCTCGCCGGCGCTGCGCAGCGACTTCCGCGTCACCACGCGCGACGGCATCGGGATCCACGTCCGCGAAGTCCACATCGGCAACCCCTCGCGTCGCGAACCATTGATCCTTGTCCACGGTGCTCGCGTGCCCGGGATCGCGTCGTTCGATCTGAAGGTGCCGGGCGGGTCACTCGCTGAGGAGCTGGCGCGCCGCACTGGACGCGTGGTGTACGTCATGGACGCGCGCGGTTACGGCGGCTCCGACCGCCCGGCCGCGATGTCGCGTCCGCCCAAAGAAAGCCTACCCTTGTCGCGCGCGTACGAGGTGGTGCGCGACATCGACGCCGTGGTCGCAGCGGCGCGCGAGCGTCAGGGCACGGACACCGTTGCGCTGTTCGGCTGGGCGTCTGGCGGGATGTGGGCGGGGTACTACGCCTCGCTGCATCCCGAACAGGGTGGGGCACCTGACCATGTTCAATGCGATTTACGGTGGGACGACCGGACACGCAATGCTTGA
- a CDS encoding dienelactone hydrolase family protein: MIECFREYRCAEGRNYEAFVSSPQEVAAPTVLLLHHWAGQTSDTHDIARALSAIGFTVVALDVYGSGLRGTSPDQCLALMAPLMQHRHVLADRLRAGLSFARSQPEVDETRMVALGHCFGGLCALDIARLNLGVKGVISVHGVLTPPEAGATCETIGARVLVLHGDRDPMAPRAEELAFREEMTVRSAEWEVQIFGHAMHAFTWPGADLPDQGLQFHPMAAARSQKAIAQFLQECIGSPA; the protein is encoded by the coding sequence ATGATTGAATGCTTCCGCGAATATCGTTGCGCCGAAGGGCGCAACTACGAAGCTTTTGTTTCAAGCCCGCAGGAGGTTGCAGCACCCACCGTGCTCTTGTTGCACCACTGGGCCGGCCAGACTTCGGACACTCACGACATTGCTAGGGCACTGAGCGCGATCGGCTTCACGGTCGTCGCGCTGGACGTCTATGGATCGGGGCTGCGTGGGACGAGCCCCGACCAATGTCTCGCCCTCATGGCACCGCTTATGCAGCACCGGCACGTTCTTGCCGATCGGTTGAGGGCCGGACTCTCATTCGCAAGGTCGCAGCCTGAAGTCGACGAAACCCGCATGGTCGCGCTTGGTCATTGCTTCGGCGGTCTCTGCGCGCTCGACATCGCCAGGTTGAACCTGGGCGTGAAAGGCGTCATCTCGGTTCATGGCGTCTTGACGCCGCCCGAAGCCGGCGCAACGTGCGAAACGATTGGAGCCCGCGTCCTCGTGCTTCACGGGGACCGTGACCCAATGGCACCTCGCGCTGAAGAACTGGCCTTCAGGGAAGAAATGACCGTCCGCAGCGCTGAGTGGGAAGTGCAGATCTTCGGGCATGCAATGCACGCGTTCACATGGCCCGGCGCCGACTTGCCAGACCAAGGTCTCCAATTCCACCCCATGGCCGCTGCGCGTAGCCAGAAGGCAATAGCTCAATTCTTGCAGGAATGCATCGGATCGCCGGCATGA
- a CDS encoding DUF5916 domain-containing protein produces MKFPCVVSFLALALSAPTAQAISVDGRIDPVEWQGAQHVTDFRLTQPLTRAPVPQPTEAWILATPEGLAVGFRNTQPASVPRTRQHLQRDQNAQADRVNLYVDFDGDGRAGYDFRVYLSNSIGDLTITNENQFNADWDGDWRHATSEDDAGWSVEMLIPWHLAPMRDREGGRRTLGIQLDRTIGATGERASWPAVSFSEQRYLSALNKIEVPLYRQTLLAVTPYVAAVSDLMAGRYAADAGADVFWKPNGRFQLSASINPDFSQVESDALVVNFSATETFFNEKRPFFTENQNFFDVPFGAYNGRSRLVYTRRVGAGSDDGTGQGDVTAAVKLNGSGAGFNFGLFAATEADAEGRDFQAARVTRDWEHQGVGAMITRVTRPNLDREASVLEFDHRWMPNASWSVRTAAAGSLVAKSGEKVRDTGAQARIDWDMGGGWRQQLYLLHLGDDFQMSDFGYLERNNFNLARYDLARRYTSFPEASRYRSSDWHAVVSTRYTDRGLHIADTLTLNRTGQLRNGGNDAFEIGVWGPWRDDLTTRGHGLVEMRSSLWATYDHSRPRQGDSPWSFDAGAGFLAQGVGDFAGGEMRAEFVPTYHASDRLRIFTGLEVDRDPEWLLWRGRENVLGEYRKRMLSLNAGTEWLIDDRQELRIRLESIGLDAKAKRAWNTGAGGKPQPASTMIQNFGLRSLGFQVRYRYELAPLSYLYIAYVRGGDSIDDGLGPFTAHREFRKSMELRDSEQVLVKLSYRFE; encoded by the coding sequence ATGAAATTCCCTTGCGTTGTTTCATTCCTCGCGCTCGCTCTTTCCGCACCAACTGCCCAGGCGATAAGCGTTGATGGGCGAATCGATCCTGTCGAATGGCAAGGCGCCCAGCACGTCACGGACTTCCGCCTGACGCAACCGCTCACCCGCGCGCCCGTGCCGCAGCCAACCGAAGCATGGATCCTGGCGACGCCGGAGGGATTGGCCGTCGGCTTCCGCAACACGCAGCCCGCCAGCGTTCCTCGCACGCGCCAACATTTGCAGCGCGACCAGAATGCCCAAGCCGATCGGGTGAACCTATACGTGGATTTCGATGGGGATGGCAGGGCCGGTTACGACTTCAGGGTCTACCTGTCCAACAGCATCGGCGATCTGACGATCACGAACGAAAACCAGTTCAACGCCGATTGGGACGGCGACTGGCGCCACGCGACCAGCGAAGACGACGCGGGCTGGTCGGTTGAAATGCTGATTCCCTGGCACCTTGCGCCGATGCGCGATCGCGAAGGAGGGCGGCGCACACTGGGGATCCAGCTGGATCGCACGATCGGCGCCACCGGGGAACGGGCGTCGTGGCCAGCCGTGAGTTTCAGCGAACAGCGCTACCTGTCGGCGCTGAACAAGATCGAGGTCCCCTTGTACCGACAGACCCTGCTGGCAGTCACACCCTATGTTGCGGCCGTGAGCGACCTGATGGCCGGCAGATACGCGGCGGACGCGGGCGCCGACGTGTTCTGGAAGCCGAACGGGCGCTTCCAGCTCAGCGCATCGATCAACCCGGACTTCAGCCAAGTCGAAAGCGATGCGTTGGTCGTCAACTTTAGCGCCACGGAAACCTTCTTCAATGAGAAGCGCCCGTTTTTCACCGAGAATCAGAATTTCTTCGACGTCCCTTTCGGTGCGTACAACGGCCGCAGCCGACTGGTGTACACGCGCCGCGTGGGTGCAGGATCCGACGACGGGACAGGACAAGGGGATGTCACCGCCGCCGTGAAGCTCAATGGCAGCGGCGCCGGCTTTAACTTCGGCCTGTTCGCCGCGACCGAAGCCGATGCCGAGGGGCGTGACTTCCAGGCTGCCCGAGTGACACGGGATTGGGAACACCAAGGCGTCGGTGCGATGATCACGCGGGTCACCCGTCCCAACCTTGATCGCGAGGCGAGCGTCCTCGAATTCGATCATCGCTGGATGCCGAATGCGTCATGGTCGGTACGTACGGCAGCGGCGGGCTCGCTGGTTGCCAAGAGCGGAGAGAAGGTGCGCGACACCGGCGCGCAAGCGCGCATCGATTGGGACATGGGAGGAGGATGGCGCCAGCAGCTCTACCTGCTCCACCTAGGCGACGATTTCCAGATGAGCGATTTCGGCTACCTGGAACGCAATAATTTCAACCTTGCTCGATATGACCTTGCAAGGCGGTACACCAGTTTTCCGGAAGCCTCGCGCTATCGCTCATCGGACTGGCACGCCGTTGTGTCCACGAGATATACCGATCGCGGATTGCATATCGCGGACACCCTGACGCTCAATCGCACCGGCCAGCTCCGGAACGGCGGAAACGACGCGTTCGAAATTGGCGTGTGGGGCCCATGGCGAGATGATCTGACTACTAGGGGACATGGCTTAGTTGAAATGCGCTCGAGCCTCTGGGCTACATACGATCATTCGCGCCCGCGACAGGGTGACAGCCCTTGGTCGTTCGACGCGGGAGCGGGATTCCTGGCCCAGGGTGTCGGCGACTTCGCTGGCGGTGAGATGCGGGCGGAGTTCGTACCGACATACCATGCTAGCGATCGCCTACGGATCTTCACCGGCCTCGAAGTGGATCGCGATCCCGAATGGCTGCTGTGGCGCGGACGGGAGAACGTGCTCGGCGAATATCGCAAGCGCATGCTGTCCCTCAACGCAGGCACGGAATGGCTGATCGATGACAGGCAGGAGTTGCGCATTCGCCTTGAATCGATCGGTCTGGACGCAAAGGCCAAGCGAGCATGGAACACAGGAGCGGGTGGAAAGCCCCAACCGGCAAGCACCATGATCCAGAACTTCGGACTGCGCAGCCTGGGGTTCCAAGTGCGATACCGATACGAACTGGCGCCCTTGTCCTATCTCTACATCGCCTACGTGCGCGGCGGCGACTCCATAGACGATGGACTCGGACCCTTCACCGCGCACCGCGAGTTCAGGAAGTCAATGGAATTGCGGGATAGCGAACAGGTGCTGGTCAAGTTGTCTTATCGATTCGAGTGA
- a CDS encoding SRPBCC family protein, whose translation MAPTACASMLIRRPALDVFDAFVNPEITRRFWFSSGSGPLEPGKVVSWHWDVYGISADVRVLVVEPGARIVIEWPTPVEWEFTPQSADTTMVNITAFGFTGTDAERASSAIDSMGGFCYVLAGCKAFLEHGIELNLIADHAADAIIYE comes from the coding sequence ATGGCGCCAACCGCTTGCGCATCCATGCTCATTCGCAGGCCCGCGTTGGATGTCTTCGATGCTTTCGTAAATCCGGAGATCACCCGCAGGTTCTGGTTCTCTAGCGGCAGTGGCCCGCTCGAACCAGGAAAGGTGGTCAGCTGGCACTGGGACGTGTACGGCATTTCGGCAGACGTGCGCGTCCTCGTCGTGGAGCCGGGCGCACGCATAGTCATCGAATGGCCCACGCCAGTGGAGTGGGAGTTCACACCGCAGAGCGCGGACACGACCATGGTGAACATCACAGCATTCGGGTTCACGGGCACAGACGCCGAGCGCGCCTCGAGTGCGATCGACTCGATGGGTGGGTTCTGTTACGTGCTGGCCGGGTGCAAGGCATTCCTTGAGCACGGCATCGAACTCAACCTCATCGCCGATCACGCCGCCGACGCGATCATCTATGAATGA